A genomic region of Camelus ferus isolate YT-003-E chromosome 35, BCGSAC_Cfer_1.0, whole genome shotgun sequence contains the following coding sequences:
- the LOC116661533 gene encoding translation initiation factor IF-2-like: MAQVSACAPSLTPRRHRRVKAGPRRERGRAVPTREEAGIRDSRPPRAAPPASPPLSTCQASDPEPPSATFLPRVQGRSAEEEEIREREEALGNWGGGRPVPPPRGGGGSPARGAGTPGRGRASHGVQLRAAPARLHPQGRASPRPALTREHGALAWGPRAWGRLSPAPPLVPPPKPLTRVSSPTFLNLFCQLFAPDTPDLPWAPAPRLQPVQKQAGFFFFFFLEIGVSVFPSSSSPPPLFFETWPGQWLLEEEQVWEKREETGAK; this comes from the exons ATGGCTCAAGTCTCGGCGTGTGCCCCCTCGCTCACCCCGCGGAGGCACAGAAGGGTCAAAGCCGGTCCCCGGAGAGAGCGCGGCCGCGCGGTTCCCACCAGGGAGGAGGCGGGCATCCGCGACTCCAGGCCGCCCCGCGCTGCGCCTCCCGCTTCGCCGCCTCTGTCAACCTGCCAG GCGTCCGACCCCGAGCCTCCGAGTGCCACCTTCCTGCCCCGCGTCCAGGGTCGGAGCGCCGAGGAGGAGGAAATCCGCGAGCGCGAAGAGGCGCTcgggaactggggtggggggcggccaGTGCCCCCCCCCAGGGGGGGTGGCGGGTCTCCAGCTCGGGGGGCTGGGACGCCTGGGCGCGGGCGGGCGAGCCATGGGGTGCAGCTCCGCGCGGCACCGGCCCGCCTGCACCCCCAGGGGCGCGCGTCACCGCGCCCGGCCCTGACCCGCGAGCACGGAGCCCTCGCTTGGGGCCCGCGCGCCTGGGGCCGCCTCtctcccgccccgcccctcgtTCCTCCGCCAAAACCCTTGACCAGAGTCTCCTCGCCAACATTCCTAAATCTGTTTTGCCAGCTCTTTGCGCCAG ACACCCCGGACCTCCCCTGGGCGCCAGCTCCTCGGCTCCAACCGGTCCAGAAACAAgccggtttttttttttttttctttctggaaattgGCGTTAGTgtgtttccctcctcctcctcaccccccccccttttttttgagACATGGCCCGGGCAGTGGCTCCTGGAAGAGGAACAAGtgtgggaaaagagagaggaaaccGGAGCTAAATGA